The following proteins are co-located in the Telopea speciosissima isolate NSW1024214 ecotype Mountain lineage chromosome 9, Tspe_v1, whole genome shotgun sequence genome:
- the LOC122638913 gene encoding exopolygalacturonase-like, with the protein MCIVLTIRVTEAHVFNVKDFGGKADGKTDISKALLSAWNDACESLEPSTVLIPEGTYFLGPVILKGPCKSPSIGFQVEGVVKAPSNPSVFKTDGWIVFQYINGLTLFGKGTFDGQGQRAWSINNCAQNPNCKMLPISLRFNFLNNTLIRDITSLNSKNFHMNFFACYDMTVQHINISAPGESANTDGIHMGSSGRINITNTVIATGDDCISIGPGTRNLTVTKVVCGPGHGVSVGSLGKYKDEEEVCGISVRNCTFINTQNGVRIKTWPSSPAGIASDIIFEDIIMQNVSNPVILDQEYCPHFKCDKDDPSLVKLSNIKFNKIRGTSSSQLAVIIACSKGAPCEHLEVGDIHLEYTGTDGPVQSTCSNVKPICSGLQIPPTCI; encoded by the exons ATGTGCATTGTTCTTACTATTAGAGTTACAGAAGCCCATGTTTTCAATGTCAAAGACTTCGGTGGGAAGGCAGATGGCAAGACAGACATCAGTAAAGCTCTGTTATCTGCTTGGAATGATGCCTGTGAATCACTTGAACCAAGTACGGTTCTCATTCCAGAGGGAACCTATTTCTTGGGTCCTGTAATTTTGAAAGGACCATGCAAGAGTCCTTCAATTGGGTTTCAGGTTGAAGGAGTGGTGAAGGCTCCATCCAATCCTTCCGTTTTCAAGACCGACGGTTGGATTGTTTTCCAATACATCAATGGCTTGACCCTCTTCGGAAAAGGAACATTTGATGGGCAGGGACAAAGAGCTTGGAGTATCAACAACTGCGCCCAAAATCCTAATTGCAAAATGCTCCCCATT AGTTTAAGATTCAACTTCCTCAACAACACTTTGATCAGAGACATAACCTCACTGAACAGCAAAAATTTCCACATGAACTTCTTTGCATGCTATGACATGACAGTTCAACACATTAACATATCAGCACCCGGCGAGAGTGCCAACACCGATGGTATCCACATGGGAAGCTCGGGGAGGATCAATATTACCAACACAGTGATCGCTACCGGTGACGATTGCATCTCCATTGGTCCTGGTACCCGCAACCTAACTGTTACCAAAGTTGTATGTGGACCAGGGCATGGCGTTAGTGTGGGGAGCTTAGGCAAGtacaaagatgaagaagaagtatGTGGAATCTCAGTGAGGAACTGCACCTTCAtcaacacccaaaatggtgttagGATCAAGACATGGCCTTCCTCACCTGCCGGTATCGCCTCGGATATAATCTTTGAGGATATCATCATGCAGAATGTCTCCAATCCAGTCATCTTGGACCAAGAGTATTGCCCACATTTCAAATGCGATAAGGAT GATCCATCGCTTGTTAAGCTCAGCAACATCAAATTCAACAAGATCAGAGGTACATCATCTTCGCAGCTTGCAGTCATAATAGCATGTAGCAAAGGGGCACCATGTGAGCACTTGGAGGTTGGAGACATCCATTTGGAGTACACTGGAACTGATGGTCCCGTTCAGTCTACATGTTCTAATGTGAAACCCATTTGTTCCGGCCTGCAGATCCCCCCTACCTGTATCTAA